In the Arachis ipaensis cultivar K30076 chromosome B10, Araip1.1, whole genome shotgun sequence genome, one interval contains:
- the LOC107623232 gene encoding (3S,6E)-nerolidol synthase 1, which produces MNHVIIQIKADPYHHNQLCAMALHYSKWCFPTSFKKPHYVATTKAHLSHANQWNILQQNPRTVFQDDISVNHAEKLMELKHALLRNSSSSSENNNSLQGMQMIDAMQRLNVDYHFQEEINSFLQRQYVVISSTFGHGGAFAHHHLHHLALCFRLFRQQGHFVPPEVFEKFRDKEGKFRQELLVGGGGDIVKGMMELYEASQISIKGEDMVDEAGEFSCKFLKERLAYLDNDDDEAKFVRSTIENPFHKSLPMFTARDFLRNFHGGMNSNNNNDDEWFGSLKALAKMDFTLLQRLHQQEIIQISKWWTKLGLANELQYARNQPLKWYIWSLACLSDPNFSEERIDLTKSISFIYIIDDIFDVYGTLDELTLFTDAVSRWDVTVADELPDYMRICFRVLYDLTNEISFKIYQKHGWDANNFLRNAWKRLCKAFLVEAKWFASGKSPSSEEYLKNGIISSGVHIVLVHIFFMLGEGLNSENVKIIDGIPDIISSSATILRLWDDLGNAEDENQEGNDGSYVDCLLMEDKGLARKEAREEVMNMINDAWKRLNQECFFESTFPKPFTKASLNLARMVPLMYTYDNHHSLPMLEPQVKSLLYDNSLFL; this is translated from the exons ATGAATCATGTTATTATTCAAATTAAAGCAGATCCCTACCATCATAACCAATTGTGTGCCATGGCACTCCATTATTCAAAATGGTGTTTCCCAACATCTTTCAAAAAGCCTCATTATGTTGCAACAACAAAGGCACATCTTTCTCATGCTAACCAATGGAACATTCTTCAGCAAAACCCAAGAACTGTTTTTCAGGATGATATAAGCGTTAATCATGCAGAGAAACTGATGGAACTGAAGCATGCACTACTTAGGAACAGTAGTAGTAGTAGTGAAAATAATAATTCACTGCAAGGAATGCAAATGATTGATGCAATGCAGCGTCTAAATGTTGATTATCACTTTCAAGAGGAAATTAATTCATTCTTACAGAGGCAATATGTCGTCATATCCAGCACTTTTGGTCATGGGGGTGCCTTTGCCCACCATCATCTTCATCACCTTGCTCTCTGCTTTCGTCTCTTCAGACAACAAGGTCACTTTGTACCTCCAG AGGTGTTTGAAAAGTTCAGAGACAAGGAAGGAAAATTCAGGCAAGAACTATTAGTAGGAGGAGGAGGAGACATCGTGAAGGGAATGATGGAATTGTATGAAGCCTCACAAATAAGCATAAAAGGAGAAGACATGGTAGATGAAGCTGGTGAATTCAGTTGCAAGTTCTTGAAGGAAAGATTGGCTTACCttgacaatgatgatgatgaagccaAGTTTGTGAGGAGCACTATTGAAAACCCTTTCCACAAAAGCTTGCCAATGTTCACTGCCAGAGATTTCTTAAGAAACTTTCATGGTGGCatgaatagtaataataataatgatgatgaatgGTTTGGTTCCTTAAAAGCACTTGCAAAGATGGATTTCACTTTGTTGCAACGCTTACACCAGCAGGAAATCATTCAAATCTCTAA ATGGTGGACAAAACTTGGTTTAGCCAACGAGTTACAGTATGCAAGAAATCAACCATTGAAATGGTACATTTGGTCGTTGGCATGCCTCTCAGATCCTAATTTCTCAGAAGAGAGGATTGATCTAACTAAATCAATCTCTTTCATATACATAATAGATGACATTTTCGATGTGTATGGGACTTTAGATGAACTCACTCTTTTCACTGATGCTGTTTCTAG ATGGGATGTTACAGTTGCTGATGAGTTACCAGATTACATGAGAATATGCTTTAGGGTCCTCTATGATCTTACTAATGAAATCAGCTTCAAGATCTATCAAAAACATGGATGGGACGCCAACAATTTTCTTAGAAACGCa TGGAAGAGATTGTGcaaagccttcttagttgaagcAAAATGGTTTGCTTCAGGGAAGAGTCCAAGTTCCGAAGAGTACTTGAAAAATGGAATAATAAGCTCTGGGGTGCATATTGTGCTGGTTCACATTTTCTTTATGTTGGGTGAAGGATTGAACAGTGAAAATGTTAAAATCATAGACGGAATCCCAGATATAATTTCTTCTTCGGCAACTATTCTTCGGCTTTGGGATGATTTGGGAAATGCTGAG GATGAGAATCAAGAGGGGAATGATGGGTCATACGTGGATTGTTTATTGATGGAAGACAAAGGGTTGGCAAGGAAAGAAGCAAGAGAGGAAGTTATGAATATGATCAATGATGCATGGAAGAGGCTCAACCAAGAGTGCTTCTTTGAGAGCACATTCCCTAAGCCGTTCACTAAGGCCTCTCTCAATCTTGCAAGGATGGTTCCTTTGATGTATACTTATGATAACCACCACTCCCTTCCCATGCTTGAGCCTCAAGTCAAGTCTTTGCTTTATGACAATTCTCTTTTTCTTTAA
- the LOC107623235 gene encoding uncharacterized protein LOC107623235, translating to MVDSEEKPAMGFIYEEMTSAKEKIRDAFQGIETNYIPIWDIIDARWGNQLHRPLHAAGYYLNPQIHYSSGFKIAYELKKQFYACMERMTGNPDLITKMDVQLEDFKTQKEFFGSKVAQNAIYTKTPVQWWDSYGDQHPELQQFAIRVLNLTCSSSGCERNWSAFEMVHTKRRNRLKAKTMNDVVFVMTNSRLAKKKQTRRSLDYDYSLDELDSDQEWIVADEDGEEEDLDALIPYPNLNDEASGNRIVGASKDPLAIPYLDDDEFEELLQGPLPSAPDNDEDGNAEVCETREDFMTDEE from the exons ATGGTGGATTCAGAAGAAAAGCCGGCAATGGGATTTATTTATGAAGAAATGACAAGTGCAAAGGAGAAAATACGAGATGCATTTCAAGGAATTGAGACAAA ttaTATACCTATTTGGGATATTATTGATGCAAGATGGGGCAACCAACTTCATAGGCCATTGCATGCTGCAGGCTATTATTTGAATCCTCAAATTCATTATAGCTCTGGTTTTAAAATTGCTTATGAGCTTAAGAAGCAGTTTTATGCTTGTATGGAAAGGATGACAGGAAATCCAGATTTAATTACTAAGATGGATGTTCAACTTGAAGATTTTAAGACTCAAAAGGAGTTTTTTGGTAGTAAAGTAGCTCAAAATGCAATTTATACTAAAACTCCAGTTCAATGGTGGGATTCTTATGGAGATCAGCATCCAGAGCTCCAACAATTTGCAATTCGTGTCTTGAATTTGACATGTAGTTCATCTGGATGTGAACGTAATTGGAGCGCTTTTGAGATG GTTCACACAAAAAGGAGAAACCGTTTAAAAGCTAAAACCATGAATGATGTTGTGTTTGTGATGACAAACTCAAGATTAGCAAAGAAAAAACAAACTAGAAGAAGTCTTGATTATGACTATAGTCTTGATGAGTTGGACTCTGATCAAGAGTGGATTGTTGCTGACgaagatggagaagaagaagatttagATGCTCTAATTCCATATCCTAATTTAAATGATGAAGCAAGTGGTAATAGAATTGTTGGTGCCTCTAAGGATCCTTTGGCAATTCCTTAtcttgatgatgatgagtttGAAGAACTTCTCCAAGGACCTCTTCCTTCTGCTCCTGATAATGATGAAGA